From one Esox lucius isolate fEsoLuc1 chromosome 11, fEsoLuc1.pri, whole genome shotgun sequence genomic stretch:
- the gadd45gip1 gene encoding growth arrest and DNA damage-inducible proteins-interacting protein 1 isoform X1, with protein sequence MAAYMLCRRTAMFCWAIRGLSSIKSYIPVSAQCGLLQQIAHYNPKPLKLNLKNPYIPDKDSENTPEWQKTAKYDRKLFGRYGFSSGVNPAELWPSHAQLEEMIAEEREWNPPLEVLLKNVEAKEMEANAKRLGREKLIAGNMAKMPKMVADWRREKREAKLKLKEEKARRDRLLAEARERFGYALDPRSPKFLEMVSDIEKEEKKKKKLLKRRLKEESFSPPAASPASSSS encoded by the exons ATGGCGGCCTACATGCTGTGCAGAAGGACAGCAATGTTTTGCTGGGCTATTCGAGGGCTTTCTTCCATAAAGTCGTATATTCCTGTAAGCGCACAATGTGGGCTTTTACAGCAGATAGCACACTATAATCCTAAACCACTAAAATTAAATCTGAAAAATCCGTACATACCAGATAAGGACAGCGAGAATACTCCGGAATGGCAGAAGACCGCAAAGTATGACCGCAAGCTATTTGGGCGTTATGGCTTTTCATCAGGGGTCAACCCGGCCGAACTGTGGCCTAGTCATGCCCAGCTCGAAGAGATGATAGCAGAAGAGAGGGAATGGAACCCTCCGCTCGAGGTGTTGTTGAAGAATGTAGAGGCTAAAGAGATGGAAGCCAATGCGAAACGTCTTGGGAG AGAGAAACTGATTGCAGGAAATATGGCCAAGATGCCCAAGATGGTGGCTGACTGGAGGAGAGAAAAACGGGAAGCGAAACTGAAGTTGAAAGAAGAGAAGGCCCGGCGTGATCGGCTGTTGGCTGAAGCCAGAGAGCGCTTTGGCTACGCTTTGGACCCCCGAAGCCCCAAGTTCCTGGAGATGGTTAGTGATATTgagaaggaagagaaaaagaaaaagaagctGCTGAAACGTAGACTGAAAGAAGAGAGCTTTTCCCCTCCTGCTGCCTCTCCTGCTTCGTCCTCGTCATAA
- the zgc:158403 gene encoding tetratricopeptide repeat protein 39A isoform X2, producing MSNGKDAHAVENSTKLTLQLCLEECMEALDLFLNNHFSESLDKLRPRVKESMYHALIYATVMEMQAMMTFQQDDIVTAGNTMKSAQEVCQRFRRKSPSNISKSHGEPLTEEQVHAIHAEACYAECLLQRAALTFLQDENMVSFIKGGIKVRNSYMIYKELHAIIRSNSSLQGPNHVHLEGGVSFGIGAFNLTLSMFPPRILKVLEFAGFSGDKEYGLSQLHEGATTHNLRSMLCALLLLCHYTFLTFILGTGEGDMADAEKLLKPFRLRYPQGAIFLFFAGRAEEIKGNIDEAVALFEDGCKAQQQWKQFHHMCYWELMWCFTYKCVWRMAYFYADLLSKESRWSKAMYVYMKAAYLSMLAPGEARPFGEDEVELFRQVPHFKQKIAGKSPPTEKFAIRKARRYKASCPVRLPVPVLEMMYMWNGFSMISKRPELNEGVLQTLVEAERTLLESAGTAS from the exons CTCCACAAAACTGACCCTGCAGTTGTGCCTTGAGGAGTGTATGGAGGCCCTGGACCTCTTCCTGAACAACCACTTCAGTGAGAGCCTGGACAAGCTGCGTCCACG ggtgaaGGAGAGCATGTACCACGCCCTGATCTACGCCACTGTGATGGAGATGCAGGCTATGATGACTTTCCAGCAGGATGACATTGTCACCGCAGGCAACACCATGAAGAGTGCCCAGGAGGTATGCCAGAG GTTTAGACGAAAATCTCCTAGTAATATCAGTAAATCACACGGAGAACCTCTTACTGAAG AACAGGTTCATGCTATCCATGCTGAGGCTTGTTATGCTGAATGCTTGCTCCAGAGGGCCGCTCTCACATTCCTACAG GATGAGAACATGGTGAGTTTTATCAAAGGAGGAATCAAAGTACGCAACAGTTACATGATTTACAA GGAGTTGCATGCCATCATACGCTCAAACAGCTCTCTCCAAGGACCCAACCATGTTCACTTAGAGGGAGGGGTGTCTTTTGGAATTGGAGCATTTAACTTG ACTCTATCCATGTTCCCTCCTCGAATACTGAAGGTTTTAGAGTTTGCAGGCTTCTCTGGAGACAAG GAGTATGGTCTGTCCCAGCTGCATGAGGGTGCCACTACACACAACCTGCGCTCCATGCTGTGTGCTCTGCTGCTGCTCTGCCACTACACCTTCCTCACCTTCATACTCG GCACCGGTGAGGGAGACATGGCAGATGCTGAGAAGCTGCTGAAGCCTTTCCGGCTCCGTTACCcacag GGGGCCATATTTCTGTTCTTCGCGGGCAGGGCTGAGGAGATCAAGGGGAACATCGACGAG GCAGTGGCGCTGTTTGAGGACGGCTGCAAAGCTCAGCAGCAGTGGAAGCAGTTTCACCACATGTGCTACTGGGAGCTGATGTGGTGTTTTACTTACAAGTGTGTTTGGAGGATGGCCTACTTCTACGCAGACCTGCTGAGCAAAGAGAGCCGCTGGTCCAAG GCCATGTATGTGTACATGAAGGCTGCTTATCTGAGCATGCTAGCTCCCGGGGAGGCCAGGCCATTTGGAGAAGATGAGGTGGAGCTCTTCAG ACAGGTGCCCCATTTCAAGCAGAAGATAGCCGGGAAGTCTCCCCCTACAGAGAAGTTTGCCATTCGCAAGGCTAGGCGTTACAAAGCAAGCTGCCCAGTGAGACTTCCTGTACCTGTGCTG GAGATGATGTACATGTGGAACGGCTTCTCCATGATCAGCAAGCGGCCTGAGCTGAATGAGGGAGTGCTGCAGACGCTGGTGGAGGCAGAGCGCACTCTGCTGGAATCTGCTGGTACTGCATCCTAA
- the zgc:158403 gene encoding tetratricopeptide repeat protein 39A isoform X1 yields MSNGKDAHAVENSTKLTLQLCLEECMEALDLFLNNHFSESLDKLRPRVKESMYHALIYATVMEMQAMMTFQQDDIVTAGNTMKSAQEVCQRFRRKSPSNISKSHGEPLTEEQVHAIHAEACYAECLLQRAALTFLQDENMVSFIKGGIKVRNSYMIYKELHAIIRSNSSLQGPNHVHLEGGVSFGIGAFNLTLSMFPPRILKVLEFAGFSGDKEYGLSQLHEGATTHNLRSMLCALLLLCHYTFLTFILGTGEGDMADAEKLLKPFRLRYPQGAIFLFFAGRAEEIKGNIDEAVALFEDGCKAQQQWKQFHHMCYWELMWCFTYKCVWRMAYFYADLLSKESRWSKAMYVYMKAAYLSMLAPGEARPFGEDEVELFRQVPHFKQKIAGKSPPTEKFAIRKARRYKASCPVRLPVPVLEMMYMWNGFSMISKRPELNEGVLQTLVEAERTLLESAGNEYSVDDRCVIYLLKGLCLKNKGLIQAAEECFRLVYNSEKKLKFDHYLVPNALLELSVVYMDTGRKEEAIKLLLKAKTNYKEYSMESRTQFRIHAALSKLKADSSDQDEITAL; encoded by the exons CTCCACAAAACTGACCCTGCAGTTGTGCCTTGAGGAGTGTATGGAGGCCCTGGACCTCTTCCTGAACAACCACTTCAGTGAGAGCCTGGACAAGCTGCGTCCACG ggtgaaGGAGAGCATGTACCACGCCCTGATCTACGCCACTGTGATGGAGATGCAGGCTATGATGACTTTCCAGCAGGATGACATTGTCACCGCAGGCAACACCATGAAGAGTGCCCAGGAGGTATGCCAGAG GTTTAGACGAAAATCTCCTAGTAATATCAGTAAATCACACGGAGAACCTCTTACTGAAG AACAGGTTCATGCTATCCATGCTGAGGCTTGTTATGCTGAATGCTTGCTCCAGAGGGCCGCTCTCACATTCCTACAG GATGAGAACATGGTGAGTTTTATCAAAGGAGGAATCAAAGTACGCAACAGTTACATGATTTACAA GGAGTTGCATGCCATCATACGCTCAAACAGCTCTCTCCAAGGACCCAACCATGTTCACTTAGAGGGAGGGGTGTCTTTTGGAATTGGAGCATTTAACTTG ACTCTATCCATGTTCCCTCCTCGAATACTGAAGGTTTTAGAGTTTGCAGGCTTCTCTGGAGACAAG GAGTATGGTCTGTCCCAGCTGCATGAGGGTGCCACTACACACAACCTGCGCTCCATGCTGTGTGCTCTGCTGCTGCTCTGCCACTACACCTTCCTCACCTTCATACTCG GCACCGGTGAGGGAGACATGGCAGATGCTGAGAAGCTGCTGAAGCCTTTCCGGCTCCGTTACCcacag GGGGCCATATTTCTGTTCTTCGCGGGCAGGGCTGAGGAGATCAAGGGGAACATCGACGAG GCAGTGGCGCTGTTTGAGGACGGCTGCAAAGCTCAGCAGCAGTGGAAGCAGTTTCACCACATGTGCTACTGGGAGCTGATGTGGTGTTTTACTTACAAGTGTGTTTGGAGGATGGCCTACTTCTACGCAGACCTGCTGAGCAAAGAGAGCCGCTGGTCCAAG GCCATGTATGTGTACATGAAGGCTGCTTATCTGAGCATGCTAGCTCCCGGGGAGGCCAGGCCATTTGGAGAAGATGAGGTGGAGCTCTTCAG ACAGGTGCCCCATTTCAAGCAGAAGATAGCCGGGAAGTCTCCCCCTACAGAGAAGTTTGCCATTCGCAAGGCTAGGCGTTACAAAGCAAGCTGCCCAGTGAGACTTCCTGTACCTGTGCTG GAGATGATGTACATGTGGAACGGCTTCTCCATGATCAGCAAGCGGCCTGAGCTGAATGAGGGAGTGCTGCAGACGCTGGTGGAGGCAGAGCGCACTCTGCTGGAATCTGCTG GGAATGAGTATTCAGTAGATGACCGCTGTGTTATCTACCTGCTGAAGGGACTGTGTCTGAAGAACAAGGGGTTGATTCAGGCTGCTGAGGAATGCTTCCGCTTGGTGTATAACAG TGAGAAGAAGTTAAAGTTTGACCACTACCTGGTGCCCAACGCTCTGCTGGAGCTCAGTGTGGTCTACATGGACACAGGCCGCAAGGAGGAGGCCATTAAACTGCTGTTGAAAGCCAA AACCAACTACAAGGAGTACTCCATGGAGTCACGCACCCAGTTCAGGATCCACGCAGCCCTCTCCAAACTCAAGGCTGACTCCAGCGACCAAGATGAAATCACAGCACTGTAG
- the gadd45gip1 gene encoding growth arrest and DNA damage-inducible proteins-interacting protein 1 (The RefSeq protein has 3 substitutions, 1 frameshift compared to this genomic sequence): MAAYMLCRRTAMFCWAIRGLSSIKSYIPVSAQCGLLQQIAHYNPKPLKLNLKNPYIPDKDSENTPEWQKTAKYDRKLFGRYGFSSGVNPAELWPSHAQLEEMIAEEREWNPPLEVLLKNVEAKEMEANAKRLAREKLIAGNMAKMPKMVADWRREKQEAKLKLKEEKARRDRLLAEARERFGYALDPRSPKFLEMVSDIEKEEKRKRS; encoded by the exons ATGGCGGCCTACATGCTGTGCAGAAGGACAGCAATGTTTTGCTGGGCTATTCGAGGGCTTTCTTCCATAAAGTCGTATATTCCTGTAAGCGCACAATGTGGGCTTTTACAGCAGATAGCACACTATAATCCTAAACCACTAAAATTAAATCTGAAAAATCCGTACATACCAGATAAGGACAGCGAGAATACTCCGGAATGGCAGAAGACCGCAAAGTATGACCGCAAGCTATTTGGGCGTTATGGCTTTTCATCAGGGGTCAACCCGGCCGAACTGTGGCCTAGTCATGCCCAGCTCGAAGAGATGATAGCAGAAGAGAGGGAATGGAACCCTCCGCTCGAGGTGTTGTTGAAGAATGTAGAGGCTAAAGAGATGGAAGCCAATGCGAAACGTCTTGGGAG AGAGAAACTGATTGCAGGAAATATGGCCAAGATGCCCAAGATGGTGGCTGACTGGAGGAGAGAAAAACGGGAAGCGAAACTGAAGTTGAAAGAAGAGAAGGCCCGGCGTGATCGGCTGTTGGCTGAAGCCAGAGAGCGCTTTGGCTACGCTTTGGACCCCCGAAGCCCCAAGTTCCTGGAGATGGTTAGTGATATTgagaaggaagagaaaaagaaaa gaagctGC